From the genome of Toxoplasma gondii ME49 chromosome XII, whole genome shotgun sequence:
CCTATGGAGAACTCTGTGGAGCTTCCTAGCTACGTCTAGGACACTGGCGTGGCCTACCTCTCGAGGTTGGAGTCGTCCATGATCCAGTTTACTTCGAAGCCTGTTAGCGGAGAAGCGAGATAGAGCTTCTGAGCTTCCTGGCCCTTCGACGCGTCGGCGCTGTTTGTCTTGCCAGaagtttctttcttctggcgGTGTAACAGAAGCGCCTCCTGCTGCAGACGCACTCTGCGTTTCATCAGTATGATCTTGTGACGACGAGGAACGGGCAAAGCGGGGTCGCGGAAAGGAAAAATGCACAAGACCGGTGGCGGACCCACCACTGGGTCGCTCACAGCAGCGTCGGACGGCGCTGACGAAGCCATCTCGTAAACTGTCGAGTGAGTTCAGAGGGCGTGGAgtgagaaaggaaagaaacagggaaaagaaaaaggaggcgtcagggaaaaaagagacggaagacaAGTGACAGGAAAACACCGCTTCTCTGTGGCGGTAGAGAAGGGTGTAAGTGTCGCCGTGGAAaaggagcagcagcagacaaAAATGACTGCAAGCAGGCGCCGGTGGATCTCCCGCTGATGcgcagagagcaggaagaggagagaagggcagagatGCGAGGGAAGGAATAacgaaaaagtggaagaaaaaacctcGGCCGACGCGTTTCGcaccgaagaaaaaagcggGAACGGAAAACGTGGCGTTTTCCAGTGCCGCGGACAGGCTGTGGACGGTGGAGAACAAAAATCtcgagtgtacagacacaccGCCGCGGTGTCGACTGTCTCGTCCACTTGGGTTAGAGGAAGATGAGAGGGAAGGGAAGCGTACTTTAACGGAATCCGCAAACGAATCCAAGAAGCGAACCGGGCCAAAACAAAAGGAGAGGCGCCACAGTTCCGTAACAGAGGAGGCAAAACGGCTGctagaaacagagacacgttatgaagaagcgaaggcaggaGCGAGGAAAAATGTGTAAAAAGGGGAGGGCAACCCAGACTAACACCGGGTCAAAAGTTTGATGGCGCTGCGGAGAGGGTTATAGAGAtatcgagaagaaaagaactcaGCAGACAGCAATGGGTCGACCGCGCAAGTTCTCGACAGGAAAAAACGGTGGCGAAGAAAGGCACAAAGCAGCGAGAGTCTGATATCCGCGTgttcgtctgcttttctttgaacgaaactTTCCGGAACGCGGCGGCAAAAATGTGAGACCCCCAGACAGCGTGGCACGAAGTCCTACAAGACCTTCCAGGGTCGCGCAGCTGCTTCCTCCAAAGCAACGCAGAGCGCGGTCCAGCCTACGGACTCTGAACTTTCTTTCTTGCTGCCTGAGTGTACGCCGCCTCTTCAAACGGAAAAAGCAAAAGCCGAAGGGAAGAATAATACCAAGCGCAGATGTCGCGTGGGCGggacagcgagaaaggcaACCACCAGATAATGGAGGGTGGAAACGCGTCGGAGGCAAGCGGATCGACCAAGTGCGACATGGAAACGGAAAAACACACTCTCAGTTTCGGtaagaaacacaaaagaaagagagcgagaactaGGTTGTTGTCTGCACATCGGCTTCCCCCCTAGAAAACCACCAGACAGGGCGCTGCCGCGCGCACCGCTACCACAGAGAGCGCCCTTAATTGCGTTTTGCGCTGTGACACGCGGGGATCAGTTCGCGGCAATTCGGCTTTTGCGGGTTttgcccccccccccttgTGACAAACGGCTTTTTCTTCCAGACCAAATGAAGCGTTTTAAGCCCCAATGTGCTCTCCTCTagcgttttctgtctcccttcttcaaATGCTCGGTCGATTTCCACCTGTGTTGATAGAAACACAACCCGCCTAGCTGCAGGTTCTCAGAGGAACGGCGGCGGGACGTGCGACAGCGGGTGATCACGCCGTGAGTGGAACGCGCTCTTCCacgtctcctttcctcgccgcGTTCCCCTTGCCGGTTTTCTTTCGGTGTTTTCAAACTCGGGCGCACAGCAAGAGGCTTCTTTCCGAGAGAACTCTAGGAAAACGACGCGTTTATCGGTGCGAGGGAAACAAGTAGTGCGCGCTCTGACGAGGTAACGAGACACCCAAGTTACACCAGGAAAGCAGTCGGCCACcttcgaggaaggcggctGCGCTTATCAACCATGAAGAATAACTCGGGCACCGGTTTTTCTCCCAGAAAACTAAATTTCCGCCCGGCTGTTCTGTTGGGCACACTTCCTGGGGCGATCTTTCGGAAGTGAATTGCGCTCGCGTGGTTCCCTTCTGTGCTTGTTCGCGTGCTGGTCAAAACGACGTGCGGGTCAATCGCTGGCTCGGCCAGAGTGACTTTTGCTAGGAAACAAGCGGTATGCTGCGGCGTGTCTGTGCAAGTGTTTAGAAAGTTTCTTTGACGCGTGTTCATCAACATTTCGGATTTCCGTTTCCGGCTCCCCACCTTTAAAAAGCCGCGCCACGGCTGCGAAACCCACACCCTCGTCTACGTCGCTGCAGTCAGTCGAGTTCGAGACGCTCTGgacagtgtgtgtgtgaagaATCTGACTGCACTGTTCCTTCTGTGAGCTGAAAGGTCTTTCGTTACTAGTGCTTCCGTGTCAAAGAAGCCCAATTTTCTCTcgaagaggcgcgagaggGAGCAGTAcggctgaagaaggagaaacccGAGAGTAGTGTTGCGCTATCTATCTGCAGCTGCCACGCAGAGTTCGCGAGGCACAGCGACCACTCTCCGTCCGTTCCATGTTTGTGCCTTTTAAGGAGTtcaagaaaacgcgttttggTTTCGAGCCTTTCCAGAAAACTCGGAAAGTACGAATTCATGCTCACGAGGGACAGGCACGATTCGGAACGGGGAACCGAGCCGCCTGCCACCGCTGTTTTTGCATCTTGTGGAACATGCGCGCTGAGCATCAGAAGTAGCAGGTGGCTGGCGACTGATTTGCGATGCGCTGTGTTTTCCGCGCGGGttctgttcgtttttcgcggAGCAAgaactctttcttctccttctttgtgtctgcctcatcgggagggaagagaaacgcttcCGCGGCGGGTATCTTTCTCCTACTCCGAAGGCACCTCCCCGCTCCGTAGGTTCCGCTGCGCGCACAGCGCGCTCTGCGGTGAGAGCCCGGCTTCctttttccgtttctgtgtttttcttgctttactttcttccttcttatTTCATGTCTTTTGTTCTTTCGGCGGGTAAACTTGCTTTTGTCGGCCGAGGTCTTTTTCCCGTCGTTTTGTGTTCTGGCTCGGCTCGTCTACGGAAGTCAGCGTCAGCAGCGGAAACTCGAACTCCTCACCTGTTTCCCATTTTCTTAGCGGGTTTCCTGCGGTGCCTTTTTCTAGACGAAAGACactcgcttttctcgagttGAAATTCTCGAGCTTTCCCGGCAAATCCTGGTCTGCCTCGTGTTTCAGATCCGCAGCCGGCCTTGGAAACCCGTGTGCCTGGACACAGAGGAGTCCCGGGCAGTGGAGTGCGAATGCGTGTTTGTGTATCCTCACTTGCTAGTTGATATTCTTTTGACATTTTTGAAGGGCAGCGTCACAGCCGCGGTGCGTCTGGAGGTTTTACTGTCGAGTAAAGGGGCCACGTTTTCCTGAAAGGTCCTCCACCACAAGTTCTTGGGGCGGTGATGCGCAAGAGCGCGACAACGTCTGCAAGTATCTTCCGACAGCGTCACGGTAAactttctgtttttgtctATCAGGTCGCGGCCGTTTTGCCGGTCGCTCTTTGTTTCCATGCGAAAGCGCCGAAACCTCCGTTTCTTGCACACACAACTCCGCAGTGTGTTCCTCGCAGACACTCTTGGCGTCTtgacttttttctcctgcctTTTCTGGGCGGGTTTTCcatctttccttttctctttctgatAGAGGCGCCGGCCACTCGgattctcttcgtcgtttctctcgtcccGACGCAAGCCGGCGTGACAAAGGGCGCGGgtgcgttcctcttctcaaAGCGTATCATGCCAGTTTTCCGGAAGGAGAGTGTTGTAGGCCCTCCTGCATCTGTAGGGCCTTCTGCTTGCTACGCTAAACCCCGGGTGTCTTCGGGCGCAGTTCCGTCAGCTTTTTCAGCTTCCGGCTCCTCGCCTCCCTGCACTTCCTCCACGTCggctttctcggcttcttcgctgcgtgGCAcagatcgagagagaggcgtttCTGGGGAATTCGAGAACGCACAGCCGGTATTCAAGGTCAAGCGAGCTTGGTGTTGCTGCTCGCCGGCGTCGGTCAAACACACTCGACGCGAAGAACAACCTCGCAGGccagagcaagagagagaaacaactgCGACAAACATGTCCGACGATACAGCTAAGCGAGAAGATGCAGGGAACGCAGAGTCCAGACGCGGCTCGCGCTCCTTCGAGCGCCTCTTCACCAAAGGCACCGGCCCACCGGCGAGACCGGCCTCCAGTGACATGATATGTAGGACATAAAACGTTTTTTTCCGGGTCTcattttcgtctcttctccagtgtttcaggtgctctcttcttcggtggCTCTCCTCTGTCGGTTTCTTGTTGTGCctcatcctctctctctcttcccgtGTCTGTACGGCTCCCTCGTTCCCTTTCGGTGTTTCGTGTTCGTCGAGTCTTTTCGtatctttcttctgtctcagcACCTGGTGTTTTGCGcctctttgctgtctcctctttgcggatctcccctcgtcttttcgctcggctctctcttctcttctctcattctcgttcctcctctcggCTTTGTCTTCacgtgtcttcctctctctctactcttttcctcgtgtttttccttcgccgCCACCGTTCTCATCCCGCCacggtctctctgcctttttctcttcagcgtGGGCGCTGGTGCCCGTGCGTCCGGGCGACGCGGCGGCTGGAGCGACGCCGGCGGACGCAGACAGCTTGCACAGTCCAGAGGGAACGATCATGGGAGGTCTGTTCTCGACGCGGAAGCCGAAAGACGCAGGCGCGGGCATTTCAAGTGCTCTCAAGTCTGTCGGGAAGGGTGTAGCCGCaggcgccgcttctctcttcgttctccccgCTGTCGGCGCCTCTCAACAGGGCGTTGGAGGCTTTTTCAAAGGCGTCGGCGCCGGAgtcgtcgctgctgtcgccCTGCCCGTCACGGGTGTCTGCGTCGCAGGCTACCAAGTCGCCCGCGGCTTCGTCAACACCCCAGAGGCGATTCACGAACGCAGTCAAGGAAAGAAATGGGACAAGAAAGCCAGGGTATGACGCTCAGGAATCTTGGCGAATGCCCCCCGAGTTGCGAGACGTATTGTTGTCTGTGCTCGCATCTTCTCTGGACTTCTGATGTCGTGCCCATCAAGCGAAAACGAAAGGGCTgtgaagaacgaagagacacggacGGACGCCGGTATACAGTCGCTTCCTCACGAACACTTACATGGGGGGGAGGTGGGATGGGGGGATGGGGGGTGGGGGAGAGGCACATGTGACCATCGATATGCATTTTTAgtatttataaatatatatatatatatatatatatgtatacttgtatatatgtatatacttaTACATATGATTATATATGGTAATATAATTTAGGGTTTAGgattaaatatatatatatatatatatatgtataagtacatatatatacgtatatgtttATAAGTGTAAGTGCGTGTATTTCAGCATCTGTTTAAAGGCCGCGTAGGTTTTTTATTCGGTTTCTCGGAGTCGTGTGAAACGTGGAGGCTGCAAGGTTTATCAGGATTTGAGTTCGTGAGAGAGTGCTCTTGTGTATGGCCACGATATCCCGTGACAGTCGATCCTTCGCTTCGtcagtttttttctttctccttctgtctccttttgtctcctcctttcaTGCCCCCACGCACGCGTTTTCGTACAGCTGCGCGGAAGGGTCTTCTGTGTCCTCTCTGGCTCTCTGTAGGAGTGGAAGGAGAACTGGTACTCGttgaaggaagaagctgaagaagttGTTGGGAAGGAAAATCCCTTCAAAGCTGCGACAGCGGCTGCGGCAGCTCCTAAGACTTCAGAGGTCcccggggagaagagagaagtggTGGATCGAGAGCTGTACGACGTTCTGGAGATTTCCACGGACGCCACGCAAGACGAAATTCGGCGACAGTATTACAGACTTGCCCGCAAGTACCACCCAGACAAGAATCGCGAGGATCCGGAGGCGAAAGTAAAGTTCCAGAAGGTCGGCGAGGCCTACCAAGTGctcggagacgaagaacgcagagcgCAGTACGACAAATTTGGATCCGCGGCCGCACAAGACATGCCTCTTATCGACAGCAGCCTGTTCTTCATGATGCTTTTCGGATCCGAAGAACTTGAACCCTACATTGGAAAACTCAAAATGGCGATGTTCGTCGAAATGGTCGACAAAGATGCAAAGGTAAGCGAACCAGCTGTGCAAGCCTGtgaagcgcatgcgtctgtcctTCGCAGCGACATctgcacacagagagattTGTAAAACCGTCTGCGTGTACGTcgatatatgcatgtgtgtattcGTGTGTCTGCGGCTCTCCTCGGGCGTCTGACTGTGATGCTGTAGATATTTGCACAGACGCGTGGATTTCTGAAAAACGTTCTTCCTGTTGGTACGGCTTTTCCAGCATTTCTGCTTTCGATGCGAACTCGGCGAGGCCGCGGCGTGATTCCTCGCGGCTGGGGGTCGCCTCTGgatttctcttgtctttttgtCTTCCGAATTCTCCCCGTGCTTCttgcctctccgtctccactgGATTCTGCCTGGAGAGGCACTGCTGCAGACACGCAACGGCGCGTGCCTTGGTTTCTGCATGCCCCCTGCGGGTGGACATACACcgtggagagagatggcTGTGCGTGTCTGGGTGTGCAGCAGGCGGAGAACGTGAGCGAAGAGATGTTCGCATTTGAGCAGCGGAAACGGGAAGTTCAGCTGGCACTTTCTCTGTGCGACAGAATCGAACCATTTGTCGAGGCCATtgcgaaaaacgaaaacgcagagGGCGCAGCCATGAGCAACGATGTTGCTGAATGGAAATCGAAAATGCGCTTGGAAGCCGAAAAACTCTGTCGGGTACGCCCTCACACTCTGTCTAAAAATCAATGCCCCTCTCTCCACTCAACTTTTCTTCCGAGGAATACACTCCAAATTCACATACAAATGTACAactatctatctgtatatatatatatatatatgtatatatatatatggttcTTTGTATAGCTCGTGATGCCCGTTTCCCTGTgtacattcatatatatgtgcttgcatgcatttgaCTGGAATATGTGTGTGCATTGTTGCTGTTACTTCCATCCACATCTATGCCTATGTATGTGTACTCGTATGAGTAGTGGCATCTTATGTGTGCATTTAGAAATTGTGAAGTTGAGtactttctttccttttgaGAAGTCTCTCCGTGGGTGTCGACATTGGGATTCTCTGTTCGCGACGCCTGAGATGCTGCGTGAGATATCCAGGATCCGAGACTGCCGggagtctctgcttcttctcctacACGCGCTTCAGTTGTTCCTCGCATGGGTTCGCCCTTCTCCAACGCTGTAGAACTCTTTTCTTTGCACAAATGACAGAAAAGCGATTCTAAAGATGCGACTGTGCAGTCAAGTTTCTGTGGACCACCGCTGGTAGAGCACCCCGACTCCAACCCCTGAACTAGGTCTCAACAGACGCACACAAAATACTCAATGCAAAAaaatacacgcatgcaggtacatatatatatatatatatatatatatatatgcgcatatctcagcacacacacacatacgaACACGCATCcttatctctctctctctctctatatatatatatatatgtatatgtatatatatatatatgtatatatgatCTCGTAAAGGCAAaagcgcctttctcttttttctctgtctctctatgTGTGTAGAAATGTTCTGTTGGAGACGCATGTTGATTTCAGAGTgcgtttctccaccttctgtCTGGGTCGATTGTGTCGAGGAACGCGGGCAGTGTGGAGGAGGTGAGCTCCTCTTGACTTGGAAGAGGcgcaagaggaaaacgggaACTTCTTGCGAGGGAGAACAATCCGACTTTTCTGTTCCTCACGTGGTGCATGCTGTGTCTGGTCTCCCAGTCTTCGTTCGGAGACGCGATCGTCGAGGCGATTGGATGGACTTACGAGAACAGTGCAACGCAGTTTCTGGGGAAGGTTGACACCTTCCTGGGCCTTGGCGGAAGATACGCAAAGATTCAGGCGCACAGTCGGAGCGTAGGAAACAGCTGGCGGACGGCGAACGCAGCGGTGCGCGCTGCGTTGGCTGCTCGGCAAATGCAGCAGAAAGCAGTGAAGAAACAACGGTccaaagagaaggcgaaaaagaagaagatgcgggAGGCAGCCCAAGCCGCGAgcaaaaagggagaagacccCACCGCAGCGGCCGCCGACGCGGCtcaggacgaagaagaagcgacagacgacGCGCCTTCTGCAGAAGATGTAAGACCAACGTTGGCCGCGGCAAGACCTTTCCACTTTCCACTCTTCCTCGCATGcgccgtttccttctccttcttctcaagAGTCGGCGTGCATGTGACggggtgtacatccaccgCAGCGCCGCGGGACTCGTGTGCAGGATTCTTCGGAGTCCTGTCCGAGGGCTGCAGGCTTTTCGAGTCcatttccgtttttcttcagctttTTCGCGGCGCAGGGCGTTTTCGTCGCAGTGTCTGGCGCTCTGTATATACACACgtcaaacgcatgcagagacgagggaTCAGGTGAAGTCCAGGCCAACACGTGCAACGAACTGTGTGCCCATCTGTTTGCATATGGACAAGGCCATTTTTTCATGTCTGTTAGATGTTATGTCAGTTCGGCATTCAAGGCTCATGGTGGTCTGTGATTCGCAGGTAAAGCAATTCGAAGAGACGCTCCCTCTCATCCTGGAGACTATGCTGCAGATTTGTTTGATGGACATCGAGACGACTGTCAGGGCTGCCGCAAAAAAGGTAAACGAATGTCGGTTTTGCCGACTGGACCGAGCTGGTCCACGCACGCGCTGaactgcgtctttctctctcgacttcccgtttgtctccacgttgcgagaaaaaaccgaaTCTCATGTTTCAAAGACTAAAGAAAGACACCAGCGTCCTCTGTATctatataaatgcatgcacgtatgtgtgtctgtgtgtatgGAGGGAGATGGATACAGGTACGTGTATGATTCGGTAGGTATGAGCAGAGAGGCATTTGAATACAGGTATAGGCCGGTAAACAGCTGTAGTCAAGTATAGAGGGATATATCTGTGTGTATGCAGATCTATCTGTTTGCATGCGAAGGActgtctgcagagaagcgctgACTTTGTGCGTGTTTTTGTCGAGCTTCCTGCGAGCCCACCTGAGGCGCCTTCATGTGGAGACATCAGACTGTTTttggaaggcgagagaagtcTGTAGATGGAAGATGTTCTGCTTTTCCGGACCCTCGACATctggtgtgtgtgttttctaGACGTTCAAAGACATGGGAGTTGATCTGGACTGTCGCAGACGCCGGGCCGAAGCCCTCGTAGAGTTAGGAAGAATTTTTCAGCAGGCTGCCGCGGACCACAAGAAGGAGcacaaagacgagaaagtAGATGCTCTTCGAACGATGGAAGACGCGTTTATCAAGTGAGTGTTTTTCCGTAGCGTTGCTCTGATCTCTTTACCAGATTCAGACTTCTAAGGATGTTCTGTGTCGCGTGCTCCCTTTTTCCGGGGACCGAGAGATATGAATACAGACAGATACAAGAGACAGATCTTCAAGGATACAGATACGTTCAAGGATCCATGTGTGGCTGTATAGGTCTGTATAACCGTACATCGATCTGTGTCAAAATCCAATAAAAACACCGACTTGTGCTTCGAGGCACTAAGCGGCGCTGCACGAACCTATGAAAGACaccggaaagaagaagagtttcAGGTGCAGTTCGTGTTTGCAGCTGCAGGTTGGAAAACCTGTCCAACGAACTGGAAAACGCTTTCTAAAGACCGTTGGCCTCCGATGTCCTTGGTCTGTCTGTGGGTTTTTTCTcaagtgcatgcacggtGTACAGCCCCCAGATCCTTGTCTcgacgttttttctctgtgtcctttTTTGCGTGGCGTCTGTCGGTTCTGTAtcttttgcctttctctctcgatcgtttcgccttctttctcgtgtGTTCAGAGCAGCccagaaggcagacgaagaacgcgtAAGAAAGGAGGGAGCATGCCCTAACACTGGACAAGCTCACGGTCCCGCCGCAGGCACGGAGAGCGGCGCGGAGGCCTGCTTCTAGCGGTGACAGGTGACATGCAAGAGCGCAGGCCGACGAGCGGCTTTGACAGGCAAAGTCGAACCATACGCGCTTTCTTTGCATGCGGCGAAACAGACGGGGCTCGGCCTCAGTCGATGTGCAACAGATACACTCCCTGCGAGCGCAGCCAGAGTGACACACACACCCATGGACAAATCGATGCACTCccacacatatatatgtacacttttagacacatatacatatatatatatatgtatatatatatatatgtatgtatatatatatatatgtatatgcatataatATGTGTCTGTGCGTTGATGTGTGGATGTGTATGTAGAGTTGTCTGCGTCAAAGTGTGTATATTAGGTGTGAGATTGTTCTGAACAGTGGCATCTTGCATGCGACGGACTTTGGATATTCGAAGCGGCGTTGTGAAGCGATGTTGAGGTGCTTGCAGAGGACTCTGACGCCTGCCCTTTTCTCGCGGTTATGTCTTCACCTTTCGTGACAAACAGAGCACATTTGCCTCACGGTCACTTTCAGGGAATTGGCTAAGGTTTCCTGTAAAATATCTCAAAGAAAACCGTGTTCGAGGGCGTATGACTTTGAGGTGGAATCCTGGGTGAATCTTGACAAGTGAAACGGTAGAAGAGTGCTGTTCGAACGTGCCGGGCAGAGAGGTCTTCATCGATTTGGACTCTCTGCAATTCACACAAGCATCTTGCTCATTCGCTGGCGTTAATTCTCTCTCTTTTAGCCGAGAGCAGAGGCGGCTCAACGGTGACGGAGTCGACTTTTTTCGGTGCACGATTCCAGGCGTGTCTGACATCCGCtcgcagcgcatgcagacaagaGCCGAAACTTCACTTCGTATTTTCTGGGAGTCCtccgcttgcatgcagttttgtGTCGGGAGCCGAGAGGTCTCCAAAAAATccgaagaagtcgagaaaaaTCTTGGGCAATCGAAAAAAAATCCGGCAATGACTATGAAGCCGTACCCGTGTATGGCTCGCAAGTTTCACCGATGCGCGTTACACTGCAGTGCAGCTCTAAAGAAGTTTGAGACCCTCTTCTAGATATATTTCAGCATCGAGCCACGAACGTTTCGTGGGCAGTGTGTCAGAGAGGCCAGCGTAAACAGACAAGCAATAAGagccggagaaaaaaggagacgc
Proteins encoded in this window:
- a CDS encoding DnaJ domain-containing protein (encoded by transcript TGME49_246340~Predicted trans-membrane domain (TMHMM2.0):20-40:59-82:88-111) encodes the protein MRKSATTSASIFRQRHGKLSVFVYQVAAVLPVALCFHAKAPKPPFLAHTTPQCVPRRHSWRLDFFLLPFLGGFSIFPFLFLIEAPATRILFVVSLVPTQAGVTKGAGAFLFSKRIMPVFRKESVVGPPASVGPSACYAKPRVSSGAVPSAFSASGSSPPCTSSTSAFSASSLRGTDRERGVSGEFENAQPVFKVKRAWCCCSPASVKHTRREEQPRRPEQERETTATNMSDDTAKREDAGNAESRRGSRSFERLFTKGTGPPARPASSDMISWALVPVRPGDAAAGATPADADSLHSPEGTIMGGLFSTRKPKDAGAGISSALKSVGKGVAAGAASLFVLPAVGASQQGVGGFFKGVGAGVVAAVALPVTGVCVAGYQVARGFVNTPEAIHERSQGKKWDKKAREWKENWYSLKEEAEEVVGKENPFKAATAAAAAPKTSEVPGEKREVVDRELYDVLEISTDATQDEIRRQYYRLARKYHPDKNREDPEAKVKFQKVGEAYQVLGDEERRAQYDKFGSAAAQDMPLIDSSLFFMMLFGSEELEPYIGKLKMAMFVEMVDKDAKQAENVSEEMFAFEQRKREVQLALSLCDRIEPFVEAIAKNENAEGAAMSNDVAEWKSKMRLEAEKLCRSSFGDAIVEAIGWTYENSATQFLGKVDTFLGLGGRYAKIQAHSRSVGNSWRTANAAVRAALAARQMQQKAVKKQRSKEKAKKKKMREAAQAASKKGEDPTAAAADAAQDEEEATDDAPSAEDVKQFEETLPLILETMLQICLMDIETTVRAAAKKTFKDMGVDLDCRRRRAEALVELGRIFQQAAADHKKEHKDEKVDALRTMEDAFIKAAQKADEERVRKEGACPNTGQAHGPAAGTESGAEACF